One genomic region from Loxodonta africana isolate mLoxAfr1 chromosome 17, mLoxAfr1.hap2, whole genome shotgun sequence encodes:
- the LOC111750432 gene encoding glutaredoxin-1-like, with amino-acid sequence MAQEFVNSRIQPRKVVVFIKATCPYCRKTQEILFQLPFKQRLLEFVDITATTDTIVTQGYLQQLIGARTVPQVCMAKDCIGGCSDLVAL; translated from the coding sequence ATGGCTCAAGAGTTTGTGAACAGCAGAATCCAACCAAGGAAGGTGGTTGTGTTCATCAAGGCCACCTGCCCCTATTGCAGAAAGACCCAAGAGATTCTCTTCCAATTGCCTTTCAAACAAAGGCTCTTGGAATTTGTCGATATCACAGCCACCACTGACACAATTGTGACTCAAGGTTATCTCCAACAGCTCATAGGAGCAAGAACAGTACCTCAGGTTTGTATGGCTAAAGATTGTATTGGTGGATGCTCTGATCTAGTAGCTTTGTAA